The Listeria cossartiae subsp. cossartiae genome includes a region encoding these proteins:
- a CDS encoding glycoside hydrolase family 13 protein: MEKAGIYHQPASSYAYSYDAKTLHIRIRTKRMDISEVTLIAADPYLWNDGKWQSEAYPMRKIAETEEHDYWFFAITPVHRRLQYGFLLTDTEGETTFYGGRGFFEPTEANLATMDYYFKFPFIHAVDTFEAPEWVGKTIWYQIFPERFANGNPTISPENALPWGSKDPSTTDFFGGDIEGIIEHLDYLVELGINGVYLTPVFEAPTNHKYDTVDYKKIDPHFGDKETFRKLVQEAHKRGIRIMLDAVFNHIGDTSAEWQDVVLNEEKSAYRDWFHIHSFPVRQNENGNIEGEPTLSYDTFAFTTHMPKLNTANPEVQKYLLDIATYWIREFDIDGWRLDVANEVDHAFWKEFKKAVQAEKEDIYILGEIWHDSWIWLLGDEFHAVMNYPFTQTIIENFIEEKITPEQMVSGINEQYMRYPNQVNEVMFNMLDSHDTARILTRANNDEDKVKQALAFMFAHTGSPCIYYGTEIGMDGGNDPGCRKCMEWDEAKQNQDMLAFTKQLIALRKDNQAIITSGELTWLSANSETGITAFTKELNGEKLHFLFNQAKQNQDFTILFKNPATDIWNKQAVSDKLTIPAKGFLVIKENS, encoded by the coding sequence ATGGAAAAAGCAGGGATTTATCATCAACCAGCGAGTAGCTATGCTTATAGTTATGACGCGAAAACACTACATATTCGGATTAGAACGAAACGCATGGATATTAGCGAGGTTACTCTAATTGCGGCCGACCCTTACTTATGGAACGATGGAAAATGGCAAAGCGAAGCATATCCGATGCGCAAAATTGCCGAAACTGAAGAGCATGATTATTGGTTTTTTGCGATTACGCCAGTGCACAGACGTCTTCAATATGGCTTTTTGTTAACGGATACAGAAGGCGAAACGACTTTTTACGGTGGACGCGGCTTTTTTGAACCGACAGAAGCAAATTTAGCTACGATGGATTATTATTTTAAATTCCCTTTTATACATGCTGTGGATACTTTCGAAGCGCCTGAATGGGTTGGGAAAACGATTTGGTATCAAATTTTCCCGGAACGTTTTGCAAATGGCAATCCGACAATTTCACCGGAAAATGCGTTGCCGTGGGGAAGTAAAGATCCGAGCACGACAGACTTTTTCGGCGGAGATATTGAAGGGATTATCGAGCATTTAGACTATTTAGTAGAACTTGGAATTAACGGGGTTTACTTGACGCCTGTGTTTGAAGCACCGACCAATCATAAATACGATACGGTTGATTACAAAAAAATTGATCCGCATTTTGGCGATAAAGAGACTTTTAGAAAATTGGTTCAAGAAGCGCATAAACGTGGCATTCGGATTATGTTAGATGCTGTATTTAACCATATTGGCGATACTTCTGCTGAGTGGCAAGATGTTGTTTTAAATGAAGAAAAATCAGCGTATCGCGATTGGTTCCATATTCATAGTTTCCCTGTTCGTCAAAATGAAAATGGCAATATTGAAGGGGAACCAACGCTTTCTTATGATACGTTTGCGTTCACGACACATATGCCGAAATTAAATACAGCTAACCCGGAAGTTCAAAAATATCTACTGGATATTGCAACCTACTGGATTCGCGAATTTGATATTGATGGCTGGCGCTTGGATGTCGCCAATGAAGTCGATCACGCGTTTTGGAAAGAATTTAAAAAAGCGGTTCAAGCGGAAAAAGAAGACATTTATATTCTCGGCGAAATTTGGCATGATTCGTGGATTTGGCTGCTTGGAGATGAATTCCATGCCGTAATGAACTATCCATTTACACAAACGATTATCGAGAACTTTATTGAAGAAAAAATCACGCCTGAACAAATGGTTTCAGGTATTAATGAACAATATATGCGCTATCCAAATCAAGTGAATGAAGTGATGTTCAATATGCTTGATAGCCATGATACGGCGCGCATTTTAACACGCGCTAATAACGATGAGGATAAAGTAAAACAGGCGCTTGCTTTCATGTTTGCGCACACTGGTTCGCCGTGTATTTATTACGGCACAGAAATCGGAATGGATGGCGGAAATGATCCAGGTTGCCGTAAATGTATGGAATGGGATGAAGCAAAACAAAACCAAGACATGCTAGCGTTTACGAAACAACTGATTGCGCTTCGAAAAGACAATCAGGCTATTATCACATCCGGTGAATTAACTTGGTTAAGCGCAAACAGCGAAACAGGCATCACCGCATTTACAAAAGAACTGAATGGTGAAAAACTGCATTTCCTTTTCAATCAAGCAAAACAAAATCAGGATTTCACAATTTTATTTAAAAATCCGGCGACAGATATTTGGAATAAGCAAGCCGTATCGGATAAGCTTACCATCCCAGCAAAAGGATTTCTTGTTATCAAAGAAAACAGTTAA
- a CDS encoding CPBP family intramembrane glutamic endopeptidase, with translation MENTLSFKKQGYWLFSSAIIIGVLFLLLPHIISNIGVLEFIGAFFNALCMGVIAFIILKAEFLDWFKHFSFKWILIGAPALIIISTIFNIAWAYFAGSTTENGINSILTWSYVFTSIPFMLLGEELLSISLLYAAWKKWNWKFWQASLICSLLFATWHLTSYDFNFLQCIITLAPARLILNYLFKKTNSIWVTFIVHFIFDFIAFLPILLK, from the coding sequence ATGGAAAATACTTTAAGCTTTAAAAAACAAGGGTATTGGTTATTTTCCAGCGCAATCATTATTGGTGTTCTTTTTCTTCTTTTGCCACACATCATTTCCAATATTGGAGTGTTAGAATTTATAGGTGCATTTTTTAATGCCCTATGCATGGGGGTTATTGCTTTTATCATATTGAAAGCAGAATTCCTCGATTGGTTTAAACATTTTAGTTTCAAATGGATACTTATTGGTGCTCCTGCATTAATTATTATCAGCACTATTTTCAACATTGCCTGGGCTTACTTCGCAGGCAGTACTACTGAAAATGGTATCAACAGTATTCTTACATGGTCTTACGTCTTTACAAGTATTCCATTTATGCTACTCGGCGAAGAATTACTATCTATTAGCTTACTCTACGCCGCTTGGAAAAAATGGAACTGGAAATTCTGGCAAGCTTCCTTGATCTGCTCATTACTTTTTGCAACGTGGCATCTAACTTCCTATGATTTTAATTTCCTACAATGTATCATTACGTTAGCACCAGCAAGACTCATTTTAAACTACTTATTTAAGAAAACAAACTCGATTTGGGTTACTTTTATCGTTCACTTCATCTTTGATTTTATTGCATTTTTACCGATTTTACTCAAATAA
- a CDS encoding LacI family DNA-binding transcriptional regulator: protein MATLADVAKRANVSKMTVSRVINHPDQVSDELKMLVYSAMEALEYVPNYAARALVQNRTQVIKFLILEEIDTVEPYYMNLLTGISRELDKYYYSLQLVTQRSRNIGAYDGLIVTGIRDKDYDLGLLDIDKPVIFYGENKRGYDSIDVDNKKGTALAAEHMVEIGFSRIVFLGIDLLDEQFMKSRLEGYEEVVKKHGLEPESYFIANSSSVAEEKAFELLRYNSEKIAIVCASDRIAIGVVRAAAAFGRRFGENIAVTGFDGVFLDRISSPKITTVRSPVVEMGEELAKMLLAKINDHGKPQGNLLFTPELLIRASTTGKEE, encoded by the coding sequence ATGGCGACTTTAGCAGATGTTGCGAAACGGGCAAATGTCTCCAAAATGACAGTTTCACGGGTTATTAATCATCCAGATCAAGTCTCAGATGAACTGAAAATGCTTGTTTATAGTGCAATGGAAGCCTTAGAGTACGTACCAAATTATGCTGCCAGGGCGCTTGTTCAAAATAGGACACAAGTCATAAAGTTTTTGATTTTAGAAGAAATTGATACAGTTGAACCATATTACATGAACTTACTAACAGGGATTAGTCGGGAGTTAGATAAGTATTATTATTCCTTGCAACTCGTTACACAAAGGTCCAGAAATATCGGAGCTTATGACGGGCTTATTGTTACGGGGATACGCGACAAAGATTATGATTTAGGACTTTTAGATATTGATAAACCAGTTATTTTTTATGGTGAAAATAAACGTGGCTACGATTCTATCGATGTAGATAATAAAAAAGGGACCGCGCTTGCAGCAGAGCATATGGTGGAAATCGGTTTTTCGCGAATTGTCTTTTTAGGAATTGATTTATTAGATGAACAGTTTATGAAATCGCGCCTAGAGGGTTACGAAGAAGTAGTGAAAAAACACGGTTTGGAGCCGGAAAGCTATTTTATTGCGAATAGTTCCAGCGTCGCGGAAGAAAAAGCATTTGAATTACTACGTTATAACTCAGAAAAAATTGCGATTGTTTGCGCATCGGACCGAATTGCCATTGGTGTCGTTCGAGCAGCCGCTGCTTTTGGTCGCCGTTTTGGTGAAAATATTGCTGTAACAGGGTTTGATGGTGTTTTCTTAGATAGAATTTCATCACCAAAAATTACAACGGTTCGTTCTCCGGTCGTCGAAATGGGGGAAGAACTCGCGAAGATGTTACTTGCGAAAATTAATGATCATGGAAAGCCTCAAGGAAACCTATTATTTACTCCTGAATTACTGATACGAGCCTCTACAACTGGAAAAGAAGAGTAA